A genome region from Caulobacter sp. FWC26 includes the following:
- a CDS encoding histidine phosphatase family protein: MTLLCHAATRAMRVGAFPTREEGLDAGGLKKAGARRLEASVWLTSPALAAQQTAEALGVSAMVDESLRDIDHGSWAGLTFEQVQAADPAGLSAWLADPARGAPGGEGLAEVRARLADWLESQA, from the coding sequence TTGACCCTGCTGTGCCATGCCGCGACCCGCGCCATGCGGGTTGGCGCCTTTCCGACGCGCGAGGAGGGCCTGGACGCGGGTGGCCTCAAGAAGGCTGGCGCGCGGCGCCTGGAGGCCTCCGTCTGGCTGACCAGCCCGGCCCTGGCGGCGCAGCAGACCGCCGAGGCCCTAGGCGTATCGGCCATGGTGGATGAGTCCTTACGCGATATCGATCATGGATCCTGGGCGGGACTGACCTTCGAGCAGGTGCAGGCCGCCGATCCCGCAGGCCTCTCGGCCTGGCTGGCCGACCCGGCGCGTGGCGCGCCCGGTGGAGAAGGTCTCGCGGAGGTCCGCGCTCGCCTGGCGGACTGGCTGGAATCCCAGGCGCA